The genomic DNA GACCGCGAGGGTCTGGGTGGCACCGCCGAAGATCAGCGCCGTGCGCCGCCCGTGGCGGAAGGCCATCCAGCCGCCCACCGCGGACCCGGCGAGGGCGCCCGCGGAGCTGAGTGCGCCGCTGACGAGCGCGATCTGCTGCAGGGTGAGGCCGGCGTCGTGGAGGAAGGGACCGGAGATCGACGATGCCATGGCGTTGCCGAACTTGTACGCGGCGAGCAGTCCGATCAGCGGGATCACGCCCGGCCGGCGCAGCCGGTGCCACCACGCGGCGCTCAGGCCCCCGCGCCGCACGGGCTCGACGGGGCGCGGGGCACCGTCGGGCGGTGCGTCCCGGGCCATCAGCACGACGGGGACCGTGCACAGCAGGATCAGGCCGCCCAGGGTGAGGAGGAGGACGCGCCAGCCGCCTTCGGCGTAGATCCACAGCAGTCCGCCGCCGCCCGCGATCATGCCCAGCCGGTACGCCCCCGTCTGGATGCCGTTGCCGACACCCCGGTCGCGCGGACCGAGGAGGCGCACCGCGAGGCCGTCCGTCGCGACGTCCTGGGTGGCCGCGAGCAGGTTGATCGCAGCGATGGCGATGAACAGCCAGCGCAATGATCCGGCGAGATCCGTGGCGGCGAGGGCGAGGACCACCCCGGCGGAGCCGAGCTGCGTGGCCAGCAACCACTGCCGGCGGGTGCCGATCCGGTCGACGGCGGGGGCCCACAGGAACTTCAGGCCCCACGGGAGGTAGAGCAGCGAGGTGAGGCTGATCGCGGTGAGGGAGAGACCGGCGTCGCGCAACAGGACGGGGATCGTCTGGGTGAAGAAGCCGAACGGGAGACCCTGGGCGAAGTACAGCCCCGTCAACAGGACGAACACGCGGACTCTCACCCCGAGAGTCTGGCAGTTCGCGACCCGGCGGAGCGACCCGGTCCCACCCAGCGAACGCGAGAACGCCTGTGGCGGCCGACTCACCAGGAGTCGACCGCCACAGGCGTCAGTCTGAAAGCAGTGGGTGCGACTTAGCCGCGGCCACCGCAGCTCGGCCAGGCGCCGATGCCCTGCGAAGCGAGAACGTTCTCGGCGACGCGGATCTGCTCGGCACGCGAGGCGGTGTGCGGCATGCCCGAGCCGCCGTTGGCGCGCCAGGTCGACGGGCTGAACTGCAGGCCGCCGTAGTAGCCGTTGCCGGTGTTGGTGTTCCAGTTGCCACCCGACTCGCAGGCCGCGATGGCGTCCCAGTTGACGCTGTCGGCGTTCGCAGCACCGGTGCCGAAGGCAACGGGAGCGGCGACGATCGCGCCGGAGACGGCCATCATGCCCAGGGTCTTGCGGATGTTCTTCAAGGGGTTCCTTTCGCCGGTGCGCATGCCAGGACACAGCCCGATTGGGGCGGAGGTGCCGGGGAAAGACATGGACCGTGCCTTCTCTGTCGGGCACGGCAGTGGGCTGAGAAAGATCGCTCAACGGCTCCGGTGACGTGGTGCGTCACGCTGGGAGCGGTCCGGCGCCCGAGGAAGATGCTCTCGTTGTGGCGGCGGGCCCACACATACGCGGTGGTTCGTGGATTCAGTTTTGTTCCCGTGACCGGGTCGAGATGAACACTAGGGGCCTATCGGCGCGGTGTCATCCTCGCCGCGAGACGGTCGCGGTTTGATAACGCTTCGGTCACGATCGGCTGTGAAGTCCGTAAGACCAGGTCATGCGCTCGATCGCTAGCAATAGCTCGCATAGGCAATGACCTGGGAAAAGTGATGGCAATCACAGGAAAAGTGTGCGCCCGGTCACGCGGCGCGAGGTTACGGAACGGTGTACGTGATCGGCGCGGCGCGGCGTCCCGCGAACGACGGACGGCGGCGGCGACGGTCGTCCTGCCGTCGCCGCCGCCGTCCGGCAGGGTTTCCCCGCTGCTATCGCACAGTCGTCCCGGCGGCCTCGTCGGCCGGGCGCACCGCACCCCCGCCCGCCGCGGTGAAGCGCTCCAGGAACGCATCGCGGTACGCGGGGTAGGTGCCCTCCTCGATCGCGTGCCGTGCACCGGCGGCCAGGTCCGCCAGGAACCGCAGGTTGTGCCTCGTCGCCGCCTGCACGGCCGACGGGGCATCGGTGCGGTACAGGTGGTGCAGGTACGCGCGGATCGGTGACGGTGCCCCGGCGCGGCCGGTGTCGTCGACGTCGAGTGGGCGCGGGTCGTCGCGGAAGGCCGGGGCCGAGACGGTCAGCGGGCCGCCCGCTGTGAGGACGATTCCGCGGGCGGCGAGGTCCTGGGGCGCCGAGGACTCGACGAGGTCGATGCCGGCGTCGATCGCGTGGAGCAGTTCCTCGGGGCCGCGCACCGCGGAGAGGTACCGCGGTCGCGTCTCATCGAACGACGCGGTGAGCAGCGCGAGAGCGTCCCGGGCTCGGGGATCCGCGACGGCGCCGACGATGCGGACCCCGCCGAAGCCCAAGCCGCCCGCCCGCACATCGTCCTCGTGGCGGGCGAGCAGCTCGCGCAGACCGGAACGATCCTCGGCGAGGCGCGCGGAAACGGTCGCCCACAGCGACATCTCGCCCCGGCGCAGGGCGGTGAGCCAGTTGTGTTCGGCCAGGGCGCGGCGGGCGCCGGTCGTGCCCGCCGGGGCGAACACGACGTCGCCGCCCAGCCGGTAGGCGGCGGTGACGGCCGCCGCCGGATCGGACGACGGTGCGGAGACGTCCACGAAGATCGGCAGATCCCAGCCGGCGAAGGCTGCGAGACCGCCCGCCTCCTCGATCGTCTCGGCGCCCGGGTGCAGCTTCAGCCGGGCTCCGTCCACGGTGACCCCGCCCGCGCCGAGCCGCCTCGCCGACGCGGGATCGACGCCGGGGATCGCCGCCGGCGGCGCGGACGCCACGAGGGCCGGAGTGGAGATCGTGCCGTGCCCGGTGTGCAGCGCCCCGGCCCGTGCGGCACCGGCTCGCGCTCCGGCCTCGAATCGCACGGGGTCCGTGACGGATTCGGCCTGCAGCCTGGCGTGAGCGGACAGCGATCGGTAGTCGGACCGCAGCTCGGAGAGTTCCGCCACCAGTGCGCGGTTGCTGGCCCGGAGCTCAGCGAGCTCCGCTGCGCTCCTGGGTGTCTGGGGCGGCACGGGCACGGCCGCGGCCGGTGCGGCGGGGATCCGGACGGGGGCTGCGATCGGCTGCGGCAGGGGCGCCGGGGCCTGCTCCACGGGAGACGTATCGGCGTCGGCGACGGTCGCCGTCGCCCGCAGCCCGTCGCCCTCGACGTCGATGCGTGGGAGCGCCTTGTCGAGCCAGCGCGGGATCCACCAGGCGCGCTCGCCGAGGACGGCCATCGCGGTCGGCATGATGATCATCCGCACGAGGAAGGCGTCGAAGACGATGGCCGCCGCCATCGAGAAGCCCATCAATTTCAGGAAGGTCATGGAGGAGAGCGTGAATCCCGCGAAGACGGAGATCATGATGATCGCCGCGGCGGTCACCACGCGGGCCCCGGACCGGTAGCCGATGCGGATGGCCTCCAGGGCCGGTTCTCCGTGGTGGTGCTCCTCGCGCATCCGGCTCACGAGGAAGACCTGGTAGTCCATGGCGAGGCCGAAGACGATGCCGATGAGGAAGATGGGCATGAACACCAGGATCGGTCCGCGCTCCTCGGGCGCGATCCAGCCCAGCCAGCCGTCCTGGAAGAAGCCGACGGTCACGCCGAAGGTCGCGGCGATGGACAGCAGGAAACCCAGCGATGCGATGACGGGGATGATCACCGAACGGAAGACGATCATCAACAGCAGGATCGCCAGCCCCACCACGACGATGAGATAGAGCGGCAGTTTCGAGGTCAGGGTCTCGGAGAAGTCGGCGTTGATCGCGGCGGCGCCGCCGATGCCGATGTAGGTCGACGTGGCATCGCCCACGGTCTCGGCGCGATCCCGTAGTTCGTCGAGCAGCGTCGCCGTCTGCTTCGTCGACGGTCCCGATTCCGGGACGATGATGAACTGCGCCGCGTCGCCGGCGGCGTTGGGGACGGGGCCGATCACACCATCGCGGGCGATGCCCGGCAGGGTGCGGGCCTCGTCGGCGAAACGCTGAGCGGCGGCCTTCAGGTCGCCCTTCCCCCGCGTGTCCACGACGGCCACGAGCGGCGACGACTTGCCCGCGCCGAAGGCCTCGCTCTGCATCTGCACGGCGGCCTTGTCCGACGGCGCTGCGAAGTCGAGCCCCAGCTCGATCTTCCCGACCGGGACCGCCGCCACCGCGAGGATCGCCACGGCTCCCACCAGGAAGGGGAGCGGCTTCCGGGTGAGCAGCTCACCGATGCGCTGCCCCAAGGGGCGGCGCTCGGTCTGCTCGGGCGTCCACAGGAGGGGCAGCCGGGGCGTGAAGACGGTCGACTTGAACAGGCCCAGCAGTGCCGGGAGCACCGTCAGCGCGACGAGGACCGCCAGCGCGACGGTGACCGCGGCGCCGAGGCCCATCTGGGACAGGAAGGACATGCCGGTGATGGACAGCCCGCACAGCGCGATGATCACCGTGGCGCCCGCGAAGACCACGGCACTGCCCGCGGTGCCGACCGCGAGGCCCGCGGCGTGCGAGCGGTCGGTCGTGGTCAGCAGTTCCTGGCGGTACCGGGAGATCACGAACAGCGAGTAGTCGATGCCGACCGCGAGCCCGATCATCATCGACAGGCCGGTGGTGGAGGTGCCGAGCGTGAGGAACGACGTGCCGATCGCGA from Tsukamurella paurometabola includes the following:
- a CDS encoding tRNA-guanine transglycosylase; translation: MASLLYKLGRFCYRKWWLVLVLWIVAFLAIGAAGSSLSKPFKDDFNLPGSRAVEAQNVLQEKFPETATTQAPTATVVLQSTNGQRLDQGRNAEAVNAVVAGLRDVPQLTAAEKAAIANPVVGAAAAENLSGDGRTAQIQLSFGDVKEVSEESIEAVAAAKKAGTDAGLRVESAGSANAAEAEPPAEMIGIVVAVIVMIITFAALLAALMPLGAALIGIGLSTSIIAIGTSFLTLGTSTTGLSMMIGLAVGIDYSLFVISRYRQELLTTTDRSHAAGLAVGTAGSAVVFAGATVIIALCGLSITGMSFLSQMGLGAAVTVALAVLVALTVLPALLGLFKSTVFTPRLPLLWTPEQTERRPLGQRIGELLTRKPLPFLVGAVAILAVAAVPVGKIELGLDFAAPSDKAAVQMQSEAFGAGKSSPLVAVVDTRGKGDLKAAAQRFADEARTLPGIARDGVIGPVPNAAGDAAQFIIVPESGPSTKQTATLLDELRDRAETVGDATSTYIGIGGAAAINADFSETLTSKLPLYLIVVVGLAILLLMIVFRSVIIPVIASLGFLLSIAATFGVTVGFFQDGWLGWIAPEERGPILVFMPIFLIGIVFGLAMDYQVFLVSRMREEHHHGEPALEAIRIGYRSGARVVTAAAIIMISVFAGFTLSSMTFLKLMGFSMAAAIVFDAFLVRMIIMPTAMAVLGERAWWIPRWLDKALPRIDVEGDGLRATATVADADTSPVEQAPAPLPQPIAAPVRIPAAPAAAVPVPPQTPRSAAELAELRASNRALVAELSELRSDYRSLSAHARLQAESVTDPVRFEAGARAGAARAGALHTGHGTISTPALVASAPPAAIPGVDPASARRLGAGGVTVDGARLKLHPGAETIEEAGGLAAFAGWDLPIFVDVSAPSSDPAAAVTAAYRLGGDVVFAPAGTTGARRALAEHNWLTALRRGEMSLWATVSARLAEDRSGLRELLARHEDDVRAGGLGFGGVRIVGAVADPRARDALALLTASFDETRPRYLSAVRGPEELLHAIDAGIDLVESSAPQDLAARGIVLTAGGPLTVSAPAFRDDPRPLDVDDTGRAGAPSPIRAYLHHLYRTDAPSAVQAATRHNLRFLADLAAGARHAIEEGTYPAYRDAFLERFTAAGGGAVRPADEAAGTTVR
- a CDS encoding transglycosylase family protein, which produces MKNIRKTLGMMAVSGAIVAAPVAFGTGAANADSVNWDAIAACESGGNWNTNTGNGYYGGLQFSPSTWRANGGSGMPHTASRAEQIRVAENVLASQGIGAWPSCGGRG
- a CDS encoding MFS transporter, yielding MRVRVFVLLTGLYFAQGLPFGFFTQTIPVLLRDAGLSLTAISLTSLLYLPWGLKFLWAPAVDRIGTRRQWLLATQLGSAGVVLALAATDLAGSLRWLFIAIAAINLLAATQDVATDGLAVRLLGPRDRGVGNGIQTGAYRLGMIAGGGGLLWIYAEGGWRVLLLTLGGLILLCTVPVVLMARDAPPDGAPRPVEPVRRGGLSAAWWHRLRRPGVIPLIGLLAAYKFGNAMASSISGPFLHDAGLTLQQIALVSGALSSAGALAGSAVGGWMAFRHGRRTALIFGGATQTLAVGLYVAAAVGIGGAAMVVAATVLEHVFGGAALVALFTLMMDACERDDAGADYTLLASAVVATQGVAGFTGAAIGDLLGYPAAFTLGMVLSGIGCAVLVRGLDRGRGPAAITTWARGPVPTP